Part of the Aerosakkonema funiforme FACHB-1375 genome, ACCAGCAAAACCTACAACTTCAATCTGAAATTAACTCCCGTCAACTTCTGGAAGAAAAGTTACTCGCTTCCGAACACAAAATGCGAGCGGTATTTGAAGCGATGACCGATATTGTGATGACCATTAATATTCAAGAAGGTCAGCTCGGCAACATCGATATTTTACCGACAAATAGCATTACATTCTATCAAGATGACACCGATTTAGTCAGCTACATAATCGAAGAAATTTTTCACGCAGAAAATCACCCAAGTTGGTTAAGTATAATTGAACAAACATTAGAGACCAGACAGACTATCAATTTTGATTACAGTTTAAACATCTATGAAAAAGGAGTTTGGTTAGCAGTAATGATTTCTCCGTTGAACGATGATACAGTTATTTTGGTGGCGCGAGATATTAGCGATCGCAAGCTGGCAGAAGAAGCTTTGCGAATAGCACAAGAACGCTATCACAGTATCGTAGAAAATGCGATCGACGGCATCTATCAAACTACACCAGAAGGGCGCTACTTGAGTGCTAATCCCGCACTGGCAAGAATTTATGGCTATTCTTCCCCACTAGAATTGATGCAAAGCATACAAAACATTTCCCGACAGATATATGTTGACCCCAAGCGTCGCCAAGAATTTATCGTCGCGATGGAAGCACATAATGCCGTCTCCGGTTTTGAATCAATGGTATATCGCAAAGAAGGCAAGATTATTTGGATTTCTGAAACTGCTCGTGCGGTGCGAAATAGTTCGGGTAAGCTGCAATACTACGAAGGCATCGTTTCCGATATTACCGAACGCAAGCAAGTACAAGAAGCCTTAAAGTTTCAACAAGCACAGACAGAACAACTGCTACTGAGTATTTTGCCTCAACCGATCGCCCATCGCCTCAAAGCCGGTGAAAATCCGATCGCCGATCGCTTTGAAGAAGTCAGCGTACTATTTGCCGATATGGTAGGATTTACAAAATTATCTACAGAAAAAAATCCTACAGAGTTAGTAGAATTGTTAAATGAAATTTTTTCTGAGTTTGACTTATTAGCAAAAAAACACGGCTTGGAGAAGATCAAAACGATCGGCGATGCCTACATGGTAGTTGGTGGCGTACCCATACCCCGCGAAGATTCAGCTAGCGCGATCGCCCTCATGGCGCTGGATATGCAAGCTGCGATCGCCAGATTTAACGCCAATCGCACAGACAAGTTTCAACTGCGAATCGGCATCAATATTGGCCCCGTAGTCGCCGGAGTAATTGGGATGAGCAAATTTATCTACGATCTTTGGGGCGATACCGTCAATATTGCCTCCCGCATGGAATCGAATGGACTTCCCGGAATGATTCAAGTAACCGCCGCCATCTACGAACGTTTAAAAGACGAATTTGAGTTTGAGGAACGAGGAACAATTCCGATCAAAGGTAAAGGCGAAATGATCGTCTACATCCTCACCGGAAAACGCTTTGTCAAGCATATTGTTAATTAGCTTTGCCATAGTACTCATACCTTTCCCGCAGTTGTTCGAGCGTCAGATTTTGCGTCCAAAACTCCACTAGGGCATGACCGAATGCCCTAGCATCACGTTCGGGAGGGCTAAATTTTTCTAACAGCAACGGCCATAAAGATAGCAAGTCAAATTTTAGCTTGTTCCCATCGCCCGTAGCCAACAACGAAAACAGATCGTAGGCCATTTGTAGCTTACCAATCACCACAGGTAACTGTTCCACTGGAATTTGTTCTGCCAGCACATATGCCAGAGTAGGAGAACCGGTTGATAGGGTAGAAATGAACTGGAGAACCGGACTTTTAAGCAGCGAAGTTACACCTTGGGTTGTTGTCATCTGGAAAGTGTAGCGATCGATAATTTTTGCTGCCGCAACGGTGCGTGCTTCCAAGTTCCGCAAAAACCGCGCCAGACGCATTTGTTTGACGGGAGAAATAGATTCGACTAATGCCAAAGATAAAGCATCCGCACCCCAAGCCACCCGATTTGTTTTGCTATCCGCAGTCACGATCGGCAACACGAAATCGCAGTATTCAGCTAATTGCTTTTCCCGATATTGCGTCGCTTCTCGAATCGCAATTTCTTTTGCTCGATCGCCCCATTCCCAATCATAAGGCGGTTGCCACTCCCGGATCGGACGCAGGCGATCGACTTGCGTTACAATTGCGATTGCAGGCAAATTTTCGACTTCTCCTTTCACATCTTTGAGAAAGTCCACATCCATTTGCAAAGCCGGATCGAGTGCAGGCGTAACTAATAGCAACAAATCCGCATTATTGGCATATTCTAACACTTCTTCCCGCAAATCCTCCCGTTTAACTTGTTCGTAGCCGGGAGTATCCCAAAGCGTAAGAATTTCTCCACTTTCAGTTTGCCAGTGATAATTTTGAATGCGATCGGTACTCGGCAAAACATCAACTGCTGCTTTATCGGCTTGGAACAAAGTATTAATCAAGCTGCTTTTTCCCGCGCCAGTTCTACCCACCAGCAGGATATTAATTAATTTTTGTTCTACTTCTTCAACAGGTTCTGCTTTTGCTAAGATATCTCGCAGAGTTTGCGTTTTCGCCTTGGGTAAAGTTGGCGTAGAAACTGCGAATTCTGTCGGTAAATCGATCCCTCCATAAAGTGCGATCGCTTGCTTGCACAAATTCCGCAAAGCAGCTTCCCGCAAAAGCTGACTTAAATTCACTAATAACTGTTGATTTGCTTGATTAGTGTAACCCTGACTCGCTTTTTTCGCCAACGCCGCCGCCGGGTTTAAAATCCATTGCGCCCAATTCCAAGCTTCCCATAACTTACGCGCTCCCGGTTCCAACCTGCGATAAACTTCATAAGCTTGGTATGCCTGTCCAATTGTAACTTGATTGAGGGCGGGAGATAAATTTTGCATCCAGCGATCGAGGTCATCCACAGTTCCCCGAATCAATCCATAAGCTTGGGGAACGTAGATGTTCAGCAAAGGATATTTTACTTCCGGATGATAGATATGCGCGATCGCAATCGTTAAATCCTGACATCGCTGCCAAAAAGTTGGCCAATCTTCCCAAATTGGGCGATCGTTCTGTGCAGTTTTCAATACTTCTTGCAAGACAATTTCTGTCTTATGGATGGTGTCATTCTCGCCTGATAAATTCATGGTGTCGCTTTTAGCAGATTCCAGTTCTTTGCTAACTTCCGCCATCACAGCTTCCATCTGCGTCACCATCGGCTGCGTCCATTTTACCAACAACCACCGCCAACCGACGAACACCAAAGTAAACAGCGCCCAAATCCAACTTATCCGCCACTCCTGAATTTGCAATCCCGCCGCTACCAATAGGAAAGCGATAATAGTTGCGATCGGAGTTGCTAAGATGACCCATTGCCAAAGTTTTAATCGTACCATTGTCTTCTACCTGCTTATTTTCGATCGCCCACATTCTTAAGCTACGCCATACTCCGTGTACTGTCGCTTGTAGGGAGGATGCAACCCCAACACGATATCCTCTTTCGGTACTCCCATCTCTACTAATTCTTTGGCTATCTGGATATCCGTTGTATTGCGTTGAATCCAAATTTTTTCGTTTTTGATATCCAAGTGCATGACGCAATTGTAAATGCGATCGTATCGCTCCCAACCAATATCTAAAATTTGATAATGGTCGCGTTTTGTATCGAAAATTAGTTGAACTTCAACTTCTTCAGCATCAAGTTTATAATTGCCATATTTAATCAGTAGCTTTTGAATATATTCGCGATATGTTTCTATTTTTGCCATTGTACAATTACCTCATTAATTGGATCGTAAACAATCAATTTAACTTGATATTGTTGGACTGAAGCACGAGCCAGGTCGCGGCTGAAAAGCGAACGATACGTTTCTAAAGAGATTGCTAAATAAAGGGTTCGATCGGGTTCGCTGAATTGAAGTGCCAAGCGATAATTGAGAAATTGACCCAAAGCAGCATGGTAATCATATAGTTCTGACTCATTCAAAAAGCTTTTGATTTCTATCGCAATCTTTTCTCCGGCTTTTTCGGCTGCGATGATTCTTTCTGCACCTAAATCAATTGATACTTTGTCTTTGCCAAACTTGACTATCAGGGGATCGTGAGTAACAATCCACTGTTCCTTCTCAAGAGCCTTTTTTACCGCTTTGTGGAAAATATCTCTAGCAGACACAAACTCCAATCCAAACCCTGTAGATATATGATAGCGATCGCATAGGCTAAAATGTAAAAATAACAAAGCTTGAGTTACGATCTGAAATACAAGCGGAAAGAGAACAGCGATCGCTATGCCAGTAACTACAGTCAAGTGGACGATAAACGAGTATCACCGCATGATCGCAGCAGGCATTTTGGACGATC contains:
- a CDS encoding adenylate/guanylate cyclase domain-containing protein, giving the protein MSVASDENLNPEILVVDDTPVNLRLLVNILRKNGYKVRPVNNGHLALQVAKSILPDLILLDILMPSLDGYQVCEKLKADPETSGIPVIFISALNEGLDKAKAFQVGGADYISKPFQVEEILARVANQISQRSLQNKLQQQAEILHQQNLQLQSEINSRQLLEEKLLASEHKMRAVFEAMTDIVMTINIQEGQLGNIDILPTNSITFYQDDTDLVSYIIEEIFHAENHPSWLSIIEQTLETRQTINFDYSLNIYEKGVWLAVMISPLNDDTVILVARDISDRKLAEEALRIAQERYHSIVENAIDGIYQTTPEGRYLSANPALARIYGYSSPLELMQSIQNISRQIYVDPKRRQEFIVAMEAHNAVSGFESMVYRKEGKIIWISETARAVRNSSGKLQYYEGIVSDITERKQVQEALKFQQAQTEQLLLSILPQPIAHRLKAGENPIADRFEEVSVLFADMVGFTKLSTEKNPTELVELLNEIFSEFDLLAKKHGLEKIKTIGDAYMVVGGVPIPREDSASAIALMALDMQAAIARFNANRTDKFQLRIGINIGPVVAGVIGMSKFIYDLWGDTVNIASRMESNGLPGMIQVTAAIYERLKDEFEFEERGTIPIKGKGEMIVYILTGKRFVKHIVN
- a CDS encoding GTPase family protein — protein: MVRLKLWQWVILATPIATIIAFLLVAAGLQIQEWRISWIWALFTLVFVGWRWLLVKWTQPMVTQMEAVMAEVSKELESAKSDTMNLSGENDTIHKTEIVLQEVLKTAQNDRPIWEDWPTFWQRCQDLTIAIAHIYHPEVKYPLLNIYVPQAYGLIRGTVDDLDRWMQNLSPALNQVTIGQAYQAYEVYRRLEPGARKLWEAWNWAQWILNPAAALAKKASQGYTNQANQQLLVNLSQLLREAALRNLCKQAIALYGGIDLPTEFAVSTPTLPKAKTQTLRDILAKAEPVEEVEQKLINILLVGRTGAGKSSLINTLFQADKAAVDVLPSTDRIQNYHWQTESGEILTLWDTPGYEQVKREDLREEVLEYANNADLLLLVTPALDPALQMDVDFLKDVKGEVENLPAIAIVTQVDRLRPIREWQPPYDWEWGDRAKEIAIREATQYREKQLAEYCDFVLPIVTADSKTNRVAWGADALSLALVESISPVKQMRLARFLRNLEARTVAAAKIIDRYTFQMTTTQGVTSLLKSPVLQFISTLSTGSPTLAYVLAEQIPVEQLPVVIGKLQMAYDLFSLLATGDGNKLKFDLLSLWPLLLEKFSPPERDARAFGHALVEFWTQNLTLEQLRERYEYYGKAN
- a CDS encoding XisH family protein, with the translated sequence MSARDIFHKAVKKALEKEQWIVTHDPLIVKFGKDKVSIDLGAERIIAAEKAGEKIAIEIKSFLNESELYDYHAALGQFLNYRLALQFSEPDRTLYLAISLETYRSLFSRDLARASVQQYQVKLIVYDPINEVIVQWQK
- a CDS encoding XisI protein, whose protein sequence is MAKIETYREYIQKLLIKYGNYKLDAEEVEVQLIFDTKRDHYQILDIGWERYDRIYNCVMHLDIKNEKIWIQRNTTDIQIAKELVEMGVPKEDIVLGLHPPYKRQYTEYGVA